TTGCTTGTTGCAAAGTACAATGGACGTTCATCAATTCCATGAATTGCATTTTTAAATGTATTAACAATCTCACACGCTGTAGCAGAACTGAATTCAATATCATCTCCAATTCCATACGCAAGTAACGAAGGATGGTTAACGTCGCGTTCCGCCATTTCCTTCGCAATTGCTTCTCCTGTTACCAAAAAATCATCATTCTCAAAGATTTCAAACGGCACTTTTGCAATGGGCAATTCCTCCAACACAAATAAACCGTATTTATCGCACAACGAAAGAAAATACGGATGCGGAGTTCTGTTTGCAACACGAACAAGATTGATGCCGGCATTCTTCATCAATGCAACATCTTTTTCCATCGCTGCGTACGTTAAAGCAGAACCGAATTGGGGATGGTCTTCGAACCAAACAATTCCTTTCAAGCGATACAAGGAATCATTGAGAAAGATATTTGTTTCCTTCATTGAAACGGCGAGTATTCCGTAATTGAATTTATATTCATCAATGAGCACTGGCATTTCTAACGGAGGAAATAAAATACTGCAATGCACTTCGTATAAAAAAGGAGTTTCAGGAGACCATAGTTGTGGAAAATCAATTCCTAAAGACAATGAATATTCCGCAGAATGATTGTCTTCCGGTATCAAAATAAACGACGTGCTTTTAGCAATCAAAAAATTTGTTGCCTTTTCATAAACCTCGACAAAAAGCATCGGTGCATACTTTTTATTCCCTTCTTGCGTTTGCGTACGTACAAATCCCTGATTGCGTACTAGTGAACGTACTGTTATCGTCGCCGATTCTTTTGACAATGAAATTTTACTGCGCGCAGTTATTTTTTCAATTGAAAACTTTGGAGTAAACAACAGAAAGATATCACGAAAGATACCACCATAGTTTTTCCAACCACCAACTTGCTGACGCAAGGGAACCGTATTGCGTGCGTTCAATTCATTATCAACATACACGACTATCGTGTTGTTACCTCCAAGTTGCAAAACATTTTTTTCGAGCACAAACGAAAACGATGTTGTTCCCCCAATATGTCTTCCGACAAAATGTTCGTTGACAAAAATTTCACAAAAATAATTTATTCCTGCGCAAAAAAGTTCGGCAGAAAAATTATCCAACATTTCCGAAGAAACATGAAAAGAACGACGTAACCATACTTTTCCTGTTCCATCATACGCGCTCGGAATTTTTACATTGTTCCACGAAGTTTTTTCATCAACCGAATATTCCCATGTTCCGGAAAGGTCAATGACGTGCCGCGTAGATGAACCGGAAAACATCCCATCTTCTGTTGCAAGACGCGAACGTTCACCATTTTCCAAAAATGTAACTTGCGCATCACTCAAAGTCATTGACATAAAGAATAGCGCAACGATAAAACAGATATATGTATTCAACGAGGAATGCTTTTTATATAGAGAAGGGAATAAACGGAAAATAGAAAAAACTCTTCATCAAAATCGGCGGAAAATATAGCAATTTTCGTAGGGGGAAACAACGCAAGGAGAAAAGAAAATAATAAGAATTTACTCATTCTTTGTGTTATGCGCCCTCTCCTAATTTGGCTGCAGTATCAGCAAGTTTCAGCTGGTCGAAGATTTCTTTGAGGTCGCCGTCAATGATTCTATCAAGATTGTACAGTGTTAATCCGATGCGATGGTCGGTGAGACGATTTTGTGGAAAATTATATGTGCGGATTTTATCGCTGCGGTCGCCGCTTTTTACCATCAGTTTCCGCTGCGAAGAAATGGAACTTGCTTGTTTTTCGACTTCTATATCGTACAATTTGGATTTCAACATCTTCATTGCTCGGTTACGATTTCCTAATTGTGTTCGTTCCGTCTGGCACGTTACAACTAACCCCGAAGGAATATGCGTGAGGATAACTTTGGTTTCGACTTTATTTACATTTTGACCGCCTGCTCCCCCGCTACGTGCTGTTTCTATTTTTATGTCGCTTTCTTTTATTGTGATTTCTATGTCTTCAACTTCGGGCAGCACAGCAACAGTGACAGCGGAAGTGTGAACTCTCCCCTGTGCTTCCGTTTCGGGAACACGCTGCACACGATGAACTCCGCTTTCAAATTTCAAACTTCCATACGCATTATCTCCGGTCAATTGAAAAATCACTTCCTTAAATCCACCAAGTCCCGTATCATTCCAATCAAGAAGTTCAACTTTCCATCGTTGCTTTTCGGAAAAGCGAGAATACATTCTGAATAAATCCGCAACGAATAATGCGCTTTCTTCTCCTCCCGTTCCCGCGCGAATTTCAACGATACAATTTTTATCATCGTTCGGGTCTTTGGGAATGAGAAGTGTTTTCAGTTCTTCTTCGACTTTGGGAATGCGTATTTGCAAATCGTCAAATTCGAGTTGCGTCATTTCTTTCATCTCTGCATCGGAAAAGTTTTCGAGCATTTCTTTCACGCTTTCCATTTCCGCAATAACTTTTTTATACTCTTCAAACTTGCGAACAATTTCTTCGATGCCGCGCTGCTCTTTACTTAATTCCCGAAATTGATTTTGATTCGTAATGACTTCCGGTGATGAAAGTAAATCGTTCAATTCGTGATAGCGTTCTTCTATGTTCTGTAGTTTGTCAAACATTTGTTCGTTGTTCGTTGAGCGTGGTTCGTGATTCGTTATTTGGGTATCGAAGTAAATTCAATTAGTACTATGAATTGAAACCTCTGAAAAAGTATGGAGCAACGTCATGCTGAGCGCAACGAAGTCTTGACTTTACGATACGTTTTCTTATTTCTTCTTTTCTTTATTGATTGTAATTTGTATCTTTTCCGCGCAAAATTTTTTCAATAATGCTTTGCATCGGACGATTAGCTCAGTTGGTTAGAGCGTACGGTTCACATCCGTAAGGTCGAAGGTTCGAGCCCCTCATCGTCCACACTGTTGTTCGTTAATGGTTAATAGTTATATGTTAATTGATAATCTAATAACCAATAACTATTAACAAAGAACGCTCAACCAATCACACCCATCTTCTTCCCTACTTTTTCAAACACATTCAGCGCGTCGTTTATATCTTTTCTTGATAGTGCAGCAGAAATTTGTGTTCTGAGTCGCGCTTCACCTTTCGGCACAACGGGAAACCACAATCCTTTTATAAACACACCGTGCTTCAACATCATCGCGCTCATATCTTGTGCAAGTGCCGCTTCTCCAAGCATTATCGGGACAATCGGATGTTCGCCTTCCAAAATTTTGAAACCGAGTTTTACGATTTCTTTGCGGAAGTACGCTGTGTTTTCGTGCAGTTTTGTTACGAGCGACATATCGCTTGTAAGTAAATCGAATGCGGCTTTTGCCCCAAATACTATTGATGGAGGAAGTGAATTGGAAAATGTGTACGGACGTGATTTCTGCCGCAAGTACGAAATGATTTCTTTTGTTGAAGATATGTAACCGCCTGCCGCCCCGCCGATTGCTTTTCCTAACGTTCCGGTAATCACATCTATTTTTTTCAAAACATTTTTTGCTTCCGGCGTTCCTCTTCCGGTCTTTCCGCAAACACCGATTGCGTGAGAATCATCAACAAAAACAAGCGCGTTGTATCGTTTTGCAAGTTCGACAATTTTCGGTAGCGGCGCTAAATCTCCTTCCATACTGAACACGCCATCGGTTACAATTATTTTGAAACGATAGTTTGCATTCTTATCTGCTTCGAGAAGTTGCTCCAAATGATTCATATCGGCGTGGTTGTAAATTTTTTTGTCCACAACTTCCGATTTACACAAACGCTGTCCATCAATTATACTTGCGTGATTGAGTTTATCGCTATAGAGAACATCTTTATAATTTTCACAACCAAGTTTCTC
This portion of the Ignavibacteria bacterium genome encodes:
- the prfA gene encoding peptide chain release factor 1, which produces MFDKLQNIEERYHELNDLLSSPEVITNQNQFRELSKEQRGIEEIVRKFEEYKKVIAEMESVKEMLENFSDAEMKEMTQLEFDDLQIRIPKVEEELKTLLIPKDPNDDKNCIVEIRAGTGGEESALFVADLFRMYSRFSEKQRWKVELLDWNDTGLGGFKEVIFQLTGDNAYGSLKFESGVHRVQRVPETEAQGRVHTSAVTVAVLPEVEDIEITIKESDIKIETARSGGAGGQNVNKVETKVILTHIPSGLVVTCQTERTQLGNRNRAMKMLKSKLYDIEVEKQASSISSQRKLMVKSGDRSDKIRTYNFPQNRLTDHRIGLTLYNLDRIIDGDLKEIFDQLKLADTAAKLGEGA
- a CDS encoding glycine C-acetyltransferase, producing the protein MNISEIISSELKNLQQLKTFKYETAFESPQGARVKIKGKDVMMLASNNYLGLSNHPVVKKAAIEGIKKYGYGVASVRFLCGTQDIHYELEKTISKFVGTEDTILFSSCFAANEGFFASVTNEKLGCENYKDVLYSDKLNHASIIDGQRLCKSEVVDKKIYNHADMNHLEQLLEADKNANYRFKIIVTDGVFSMEGDLAPLPKIVELAKRYNALVFVDDSHAIGVCGKTGRGTPEAKNVLKKIDVITGTLGKAIGGAAGGYISSTKEIISYLRQKSRPYTFSNSLPPSIVFGAKAAFDLLTSDMSLVTKLHENTAYFRKEIVKLGFKILEGEHPIVPIMLGEAALAQDMSAMMLKHGVFIKGLWFPVVPKGEARLRTQISAALSRKDINDALNVFEKVGKKMGVIG